ggaaataaacttaggtctatgaaagctcatgctgccaacttctttctttagttagtctcaaagaactctctacatactgcaatcttttgtgtctccattTTTGTGGCTAAGAATGTGTTTTGATGGTTTCCAGTCTGTTGTGCACCATTTTgtcttccatatttgttgacatacaTTAGTTAACCTTAGAGTTGATGATTTactctttaataacttttgtgCCGTGTCGATCACGCTCGGATGTTGCTCAGTCCCACACGGCtggcttttcatctgtgaaacaatGGACAGTGGaatatgaggaacaatttagggatcTTGGTATGTTTAACatagtgaagagaagactgaaagttGACATGGTAGCcgtatttaaatatctgaaggaatgtcatggagaagatggagcaaacatgTTTTCAGTCGCTCCAGAAACTAGAAGTCAGAGCcatgaattcaaattacagttggcccttggaactcgtgggggatccgttccagaccggCCCACAAGTTCCAaagcttgcacatattcaagcaccataggcttgaatggggcgcatgcatgtGGGGCATGCACCACGGACGTGCACCCCATTGACATTAATGGCAGTTGCCcctctgtggattttcaagtccatggATCTCACGTCCACaaacttggaggggtgactgtacggtggtccctccacatttgctggggttaggggtgaaggacccccaggAATGTAGGAATATCGCAAATCAAAGAAACCCATTATTctttttacttaagagaacacttcatcaggtcctccagtgcaactctatgaccAACATCTGCTAGCAGTTGATCATAGAATCTTGCTGGAGCACCTACAaacgcctagagaagtgttttctctaggaacttttcATTTCTCCAGCACACCTCTATGGTCAGCGTGTggaaaagtcatgctggaggacctagagattcctagagagaacgtattaatcaaagccacaaacaaTCAAATCCGCAGaggtcaaagccgcaaatacggagggccaattgtacaagcaaagtgattccacctaaacgttaggaaaaacgtcttgactgtaagagcaattcgacagtggaataaactgccttggagggtggtggacattccctctttggaggtctttaaacaaaggatcGATGGACATTTCTCAGGAGCgctttagttgtgtcttcctgcatggctgaagtgggttggattggatgacccttgggggtcctttccaactctgtgattctgtgaaataaCAACGACgacaacaatgtttatttataaagccctaTCCATCAAAAGGCGGTACATTTGTAGTGCAATATTTGCTGCAGGAGCTGCAAATACATCCCAAACCAAGGCCCTCTCAGTTGCTTGCAAAAAAGCACCCGGGGAAAGGTTTGAACTGGCATTtgtttttgggaagggggagattTTTAAATAATCCTCTCGCTTGGGGGAACACTGAGATCAATGCTTGCAATGTATCCCACCACCTTCTTTGCTCTTTAGGTACAACATAGCCTATCTACCCATAGCCTCTTTTTTGGAGAAGTGCTCATCGTCTGCCAGCATCTCTCGGAAACCTGAGTATATCAGATCAGTAACCGGTTCTTAAAAATAGATTGGGAGTCAGCGTCCAAGCCTTCTGGCTCCCTAATATGGTCTCcgtgataatttatttatttatttaattcatcaAGGATTTTTATTGcaataatacaacaaaatattCTCAGTATCAGtcttaacaataaaataaaccataATTTTTATATGCCTTGTATCTTAATGATAACAATATTAAAAAGTACAGTAGCAAAATAACaatcttttgttgctgtgtgccttcaactcagaGCTACATAGTTAGAAACTTCGCATGGTTTTGACTATTGACTATTGATTAGGAAGATGAATAAACATTGTTgtcgtttttgttgttgtgtgctttcaagttgtgcCCAATTTAGGGAGATCTtaatctgaaatgaaatgaaattttattacgATCGATGACCAGCATCTGAATCtgaaattatcatggggtttccttggcaagatttgttcacacagacaaatgtaaggtactgcacttagggcaaaaaaaacgaaatgcacagatataggatgggggacacctggctgaacgagagatttatacgtgtgaaaggatctgggagtccaagtagaccacaagttgaacatgagtgaacagtgcgatgtggcagctaaaaaggccaatgcaattttaggctgcatcaataaaagtatagtgtctagatcaagagaacaatagtgccactgtattctgctttggtcaggccccacctggaatattgtgtccagttctgggcaaaacagttaaaaaaggacattgagaaactggagcgtatccaaaggagagcgactaaaatggtgaagggtctggaaaccatgccctatgaggaaagaattggggatctgggaatgtttagcctggaaaagagatggttaaggggtgataggatagccctgtttaaatacttgaaggagtgtcatattgaggagggagcaagcttgttttctgctgctccagagaataagacctggagcaatggttgcaagctacaggaaaagagattccagctcaacattaggaggaacttcctgacagttagggctgttcgacagtggaacaaactctttcctcagagattatggtggagtgtccttccttggaggtcttcaaacagaggctggatggccatctgtcggggatgctttgatggagggttcctgcatggcagaatggggttggacaggatggcccttgcggtctcttccaactctatgattctatgaattcataTCATAtcaaccaacactcaaaccataacgCCACACTCCAGAAGTTAGAAGTATCCAGCTTTCTAATGCTACTGTTTTATTATTCCATGCTCCTTCAGTATTTGGATGTGGGTCAAATGAAAGGTGCGTCAGTGCTGAGCAGAGTTGTCTCTTTCTTACCGACAGGCGGTGATGGGCATCCAGCTTGTGGTCTCCCTTCTTGTGGCCAGCATTATGCAGAAGATGGCTCCTCACTGGTCCTTTGCCCGATGGCTTCTCTGCAATGGAAGGTACTGCAAATGAAGGGGGCTGCGTTTTGTAGAAGGGATGCCATGCAACTAGAGCAATGTCAAATTGCTGGTTGTTGAAATGTTTAACTGCTATGGGTtagcagttttatttattttaaatccttttgatataaaagtatttaaaagcaACATACTGTCCATCTTTTTGAGTACAAATGATTTCCAATTTGGGAGTGGCAGACAGCTTCTGCAGAAGAGGCATTCTGTCTTTCTTGAATAGGAGAGAATGCCTCTTCTCTATCACACtccacttctttttatttttccaattGAAACCAGATAAATATGATAAATAACAAGCGTGTGCTTCCCAATTAATAAGTGGCAGAAACCCTCTTCTAATTTATTTTCTGCTAGATAGACAGAATCCTACTTAGAATTTCTGCCTTTTTCATATAGTGGAGAATGCCTCTTCACCACCATCCTCTGCTTTTAATCTTCTGAATatgttaaataataaaataataagcatGTTCTTCCAAATTCATTTGTGGCAGAAACCTATTTAGAAGAGGATTTCTGCCTTTCTCGTATAGTGGAGAATGCCTCTTATCACCCTCTGCCTTTAATTTTCTgaattgaaaacaaaatatgtGAAAGTGTATTCTTCGACCTTCAGTAGCAGAAACCTATTAATTTTCTGAATATGTTAAATAACAAGCATATTCTTCTAAATCTGTAAGTGGCAGAAACCTGTTTAGGAGAGTATTTCTACCATTCTCATATGGTGGAGAATGCCTCTTCACCATCACCTTCGGCTTTTAATTTTCTGAACTGAAAACCAAGTACATTAAATAACAAGCGTATTCTTCCAACGGTGGCAGAAACCTATTAAGAAGAGGATATCTGCCTTTTTCACATAGGTGAAACtgcctcttctccccctctgTTATTTAAATTTTTCTGAATTGAGatgcaaagatattaaaataacaaatgtCTCCAAATGCATGGGTGAGGGCTACTTGAAAAGTCGTAGGgcccaaaaagacaggccaaaataaagctgcatcgggtcactttgaaggtatgctgtttaaatgacacatgcatcttaaagaggtcagaagctgcgccaaaggactggatcatggctttggcatggcttccggcctcttaggatgcatgcatcatttaaatagcacacttccaaagtggcccaaaacagctttattttggactgtctgttcgggcccattgtGTCCTTTTCAGAGAGGAAAGAAtgcctcttttcttctcctttttaaaactaATCTCAgttagaggggggggggaacccaaacATAATAAATAATCAGCATATGGTGCTACAAAAATCCTGAGCTTGGCAActggcctttctctttctctccatcctaTCAGCTTACGCCGCTACAAGCATCCCTCCGAAGAGGAACTCCTAGCCCTGGCAGGCAAGCAAAAGCCAAAGAGCAAGCGGGAACGGTGAGTCTGGTTGGCAGGAGGGCAGCCATCTTGTCTGTCTGATTGATAAGTGTGGTGCAGCATTGGGTTCAAGAAGGACAAGCTGGAAGATGTACAGAGAAGGGCAGTCAAGATGGTCGCAGTTCTGGAAACCAAGGAAATGAGGGCCCTGGGGAGGTTtcgcttggagaagaaaagactgaggggctgagatggaattatagaatcctagagcttgAAGGGACCCTGaaggctgtccagtccaacccccttcaaCTATGCAGGACGACACAAGaccctgctcaggttctgcaaactCAGTGCAGTCGCTGTGGCTTTTTgcattgagcctatccatctgtaatggggacttcctcttttcctactgtctgcCACTTTACCGAACCCTATTGCCTTTTCTGTTGAGTCCTGTCTTCTCGTTTCCTGAGCCAAATTTAACCAGAGCCAGACATGATCTTTTATGGTGGCTGAGGATTGCTTTGTCTTGTCTGGCAGGAGGATCAATGGAGTTATGGACGAGAAGCCTTCCTCGGTTCCTAGAGATATCGATTTGCAGCTGGAGAGCAGTCCCATCACGGATGGATGCTCTGGGTAAATGCTTGAGGTTGGACTTCCTAAGCTGTTTCCTCCCCATTCAGGGTGGGCTGTGGCTTTGTGTCGGTGAGGAGGAGCCTTGCCCCCTCTTCACCATGACCTTCTCAGAAATTCCAGCTTTTAACTTTTTCTAGTTCCTTTTATCATAGAGTACTCTGAAGTGTTTTGAGTTGTggattcctgtatggcaaggggttggattaggGTCCCCTTCCATTTATAGATTCTATGGAAGGGAGCCCAAGGGCCATctcagatcagggccatgacttcgtttattgaatcaatccatttgtcatgcagccttcctcttttcctactgccttccattttgctGAACATTACTTTTCCCCCagtgagtcatagaatcatatagttggtcatctaatccaacccccttcccatgaaggaatccacagctaaagtgCTTCtgagagatagccatccaacctcggTTTCAAGACCTCCAATGAAAGAGAACAAGGATAGTAATTTTGGGCAATGAGAATAATAAGGATATGTGAGATTCTGGCCAGTTTCTCCCCTAAAATCAAACTTGACTCCCTGTGTGTCTGCCTTTTCTTTTGACGGGGTTCCCATGCCTCTTTTCATGGGGGATTTCATTTCCTTGCTGGATGGTTTGCATTTTGAAGTAAGAGCGATAACTCTTTGGCGAAAGATCAAAATGCCAGTGTTCGTGTGTACATTTGCAAATGTGCACCTACACATCATGTAAGCACATCTTGGCTGCCGAATTCAAGGGCATTTACTCACAGGGAAACTAGGCATAGGATTGTGGCCATGGCCTTAGACCAGAGTGGTCCAAGTGCAGGCCAGATGCGTCTCCCCTGAATCATTTTTGTGCAACATggggtaaaaatatatatactgtattctgAAAGAGGACCACTACACTGCTGGTGAGCTGTGCTTTCATAATTCAGAAAAGTGGAACAAAGCAGCATGAAGAAAGCCGTCTCAAGACATCTTGCTGCTTGAGGCCAAGCAACAAAATGGCAGCTTCCTATTTCATGACCAGAAGCCAACTGGGCTGATACCCAGGCAATGAGGAAGCATTCTCCAAGGCTTAAGGTGCCTCATGACACCCAGCTCTCTCCTGACGCCCTTTAAACATGTGCTGCCTGAGGCCACTATCTTTCCCCTTGGTCCACTGGGAGGGCCAGCCCTATGGCTTCATCCTTGTGTTGGCTTGAGAAAGAATATGGTTGTGTTTTTCTTCTCATTCAGTCCTCTGCTATTTCCTGGAATACCAGTGGTACGTGGACTTTGCAGCCTACTCCGCTCTGGTCTACCTCTTCACCGAAGGTTACTACTGCCTGGTGGATCCCCAGAAAGAAGCCAACATTGGGATCCTCTGGTGCTTGCTCACTGTCATCTTCTCTATGTATCCTCTTCAGTCTGTGGCTTTGTTGAATGACTGATGATTAATAATGGATTCTTTGTTTATTACTTCCATTTGGGTCCCTTGCTTTAGTTCCATTGAGATCATGACAGTATtctttcacaacaaccctgtggggTAGGCCggaagagagaggggaaagggaCTGAACCAAGATTTTTATAGTCCACTGAGAACTAGAATCTGGACTAGCCGAGTCCATCTTCGGCCCTCTTACCGACTGCACCAGGTAATCCTCAAGTCTCACCCCACACTCCAGTGAGTTTCTTGGCTAAACTGGGCCTAGAATTTGAGTTTCCCAGTCCCAGATCCAATGCCCCGACCAAATTATCATCACTGTCACTTTATTCATTTATCCCTGTGATTCTTAGactttggacctccagatgttttggacttcagcttccagaattcctgacttttggccaagctggcaaagtcttctgggatttgaagtcctaaatccctggaggaccaaagtttctcccgataatgagactcaaggtggcgaacagcgtattttaaaacaatacatatgaAAAGAACGCACAAAAACTTCAGTTGAAATTACCCattgtgtaattgtttttttaaaataacttttatatttatactttaactttaatggagggggacaaaataggGCATGCACTCATGGTGCGTGCCAATAGGTACCTGCGGACACACGCCGCCATTCAAGACAATGAGGCTTGAATTTTGGTGATTTTCCACTTTTGtcgggggatctggaacggatcccctatgAAAACTGAGTGGCAACtgtagtctgacatcagtaccaggaaaaaatctagtagttgttgttgtgtgccttcattaaTTTCGAACTTATGGCAATCTtgtcatgaagttttcttggcaaggtttgccattgccttcccgaggatgagagcatgtgacttgcccaaagtcacccagtgggtttcatggtcaagcaagggatcgaacactggtctccagagtcgtagtccagcacttaaaccagtATGTTGTGCTGGGTCTCGAAGATTCTAGAGcaatgatccccaaactttggtccttcagatgttttggacttcagatcccagaattcctgattgatGGTCAACCTAGCTAGGGCTcccagaagtccaaaacacatggaggaccaaagtttgggaattactgttcTAGAGAATATAATTCAACAGACAGTCTCTGAGCACTTAGAAAGGCTGGCTCATGATCAACCTTTGGTCAACAATAACCCCAAGGCCCTTTTTAGATGTCCTGCTGCTAACCCACATATCCCTCGTCCTATACTTGTGCATTTGATATTTGTGGCCTAAATGTTGACTTTTGCATTGGTCCTTGAGGACTTGAGATGGTTCACACCACACACCCTTAACGCTGTCCTTCAGCAAAATCTTCTTCATGGTGATGCGCCATTACTTCCGTTCCAAGGAAGGCGGGGAGCGTTCGGTTTGCTTGGCCTtcgccttcttcttccttctgatCGCCATGGTGGTCCTCGTCATCCGTGAAGACTATCTTGAATTTGGCCTTGATGCAGGTGGGCAAACCCTCCTTCCAGGTGTGCTGTTGGTTGCACAGCCTCCTAAATTCAATTCTGGCCTTGCTTCGGAGACCATTTTAATCttgccttcttttcttctgcaTAGGGTTGACCAACATCAGTGACAGCCTAGAGGTTTTCTTGAAGGAGGAAGGTTGGGAGTGGACGTAAGTGGGGCTCTCTGGTTTGAGGGAGTGAGATCACCTAAATAATTTCCTTCcccatatatttttatttcatgagTATATAATGAGTAaagtgtccagaagagggtgaccaagatggttcAAGTTTTGAAGTCAGGCCCCATGAGGCATAATGAGCACCAGAGTTCAAGAAGGACATCAACAAGCTGGACCATGTCCAAAGATGGACATtcaagatgatcaaagatctCAAAACCAAACCTTATGAGCAACAATTTAatgatctggggatgtttagtgtGGAAAAGAAAAGACGGAGAGGGTTCGTGAAACAGTCATCTTTACGTATCTGATATGATGTGCTGTAGAAGGTGGATGATCTTTTCTGCTAGTCGAGAGACTAGAAccgatggattcaaattacaagaaaagagattccacctaaacattaggaaggactttttAGAACTATagaagaatgatagaatcatgATGCTAATctaaaaagttcttcctaatgtttaggtggaacctctctTCTCTAACCTAGAGCCATGTATCTAAATATTTGTCCAGTTTTGAACATTCGCCATTTCATTTAAAGTTTTGCAGACTTGGCCATTTAGTTTCCCAGTAATTTCTAACTAAATTCCATTcttcttccactttttttttgtggatttgtCTTTCAATCAATACAGTTAGATGAGAAGTACGTAGTTAAAACATAGATGAATTAGATGGAACTGAATTATatataccgtgtgtgtgtgtgtgtgtgtgtgtgtatgtatgtatctctCTCTGAATGATCAAGGATAATTTCCTTTTCCCTATGGTAGCATTTGTTGTAATTGGCTTGTAGAAACTTTTCTTGGTTATATGTAGAGTGGTTGTTTAATAAAGAATAGTTTAAGGTAGAACTTTTTACTGCAAGGATGAGTAGTTGGACAATGGGACCAATTGTCTAGAGAGGTGGTGAAGTCTATTTCTCCAGACATCTTCATGTGAATTTTGTCTCCTCCTTCCTGCCAGGATCCCAGTGAGTAAGTTAACCTTCAAGCTGGCGCTGGTGGGCTTG
This genomic interval from Sceloporus undulatus isolate JIND9_A2432 ecotype Alabama chromosome 10, SceUnd_v1.1, whole genome shotgun sequence contains the following:
- the TMEM161A gene encoding LOW QUALITY PROTEIN: transmembrane protein 161A (The sequence of the model RefSeq protein was modified relative to this genomic sequence to represent the inferred CDS: inserted 2 bases in 1 codon), with amino-acid sequence MAVMGIQLVVSLLVASIMQKMAPHWSFARWLLCNGSLRRYKHPSEEELLALAGKQKPKSKRERRINGVMDEKPSSVPRDIDLQLESSPITDXDALVLCYFLEYQWYVDFAAYSALVYLFTEGYYCLVDPQKEANIGILWCLLTVIFSIKIFFMVMRHYFRSKEGGERSVCLAFAFFFLLIAMVVLVIREDYLEFGLDAGLTNISDSLEVFLKEEGWEWTIPVSKLTFKLALVGLCSFIGGCLTFPGLRLAQTHLDALKMTADRPMVQLLLHASFLAPVIVVFMWIKPVSRDLMLHAPMGKESVQIMSDTTYNSVRLWTIVVLCFLRLAVTRLHLQAYLNLADRWVEQMKREAGRITVLEIQQKITRIYCYVTVVSLQYLAPILLTLHSH